A genomic segment from Acidimicrobiales bacterium encodes:
- a CDS encoding 8-oxoguanine deaminase — MADPLTHADLLIHDAWVVATVDDARRELPGGWVAITDGLISGVGGSDVLQPSATDRISADGCLVTPGLVNTHHHLFQNLTRAYTPMTDVPLFGWLQSLYPLWTAAIDEESEYLAAWVGLAELALSGCTTSTDHHYLHPTRAGDLLAAEVTAALDLGVRFHPTYGSMSLSQKDGGLPPDDAVRDEDDILAESERHVARWHDPAHGAMTRIALAPCSPFSVTPDLMRRTAELAERLDVRLHTHLAENSEDDEFALATFGMRPVDLYEDVGWMSDRSWGAHVVRPNPEEVGRLGAAGVGIAHCPSSNMILSSGIAPVVDLRHAGCPVGLGCDGSSSADAGSLWQEARLSMLQGKLVSGAAAMTARTALEIATRGGAGCLGREGELGELSVGAVGDVAVWELSGPTFAGVLDDPIEGWLRCGPTAARDTVVHGVPIVRDGHLQSPDLGANLAAHRTASRRFQPTP; from the coding sequence ATGGCTGATCCGTTGACCCACGCCGACCTGTTGATCCACGACGCATGGGTGGTCGCCACGGTCGACGACGCCCGGCGCGAACTGCCCGGCGGCTGGGTCGCGATCACCGACGGTCTGATCTCCGGCGTGGGCGGCTCGGACGTCCTGCAGCCGTCGGCGACCGACCGCATCTCGGCCGACGGATGCCTGGTCACTCCTGGCCTCGTCAACACCCACCACCACCTGTTCCAGAATCTCACCCGGGCCTACACCCCGATGACCGACGTGCCGCTGTTCGGCTGGCTCCAGTCGCTCTATCCGCTCTGGACGGCGGCCATCGACGAGGAGTCCGAGTACCTCGCCGCGTGGGTGGGGCTCGCCGAACTCGCGCTGTCCGGGTGCACCACCTCGACCGATCACCACTATCTCCATCCGACGCGGGCCGGCGACCTGCTGGCGGCCGAGGTCACCGCCGCGTTGGATCTCGGCGTGCGATTCCACCCCACCTACGGGTCGATGAGCCTGTCGCAGAAGGACGGCGGTCTTCCCCCCGACGACGCCGTGCGCGACGAGGACGACATCCTCGCCGAGTCCGAACGCCACGTCGCCCGCTGGCACGACCCCGCGCACGGGGCGATGACCAGGATCGCGCTGGCGCCGTGCTCGCCGTTCAGCGTCACACCGGACCTGATGCGGCGCACCGCGGAGCTGGCCGAGCGGCTCGACGTCAGGCTCCACACCCATCTCGCCGAGAACTCCGAGGACGACGAGTTCGCACTGGCCACCTTCGGCATGCGTCCGGTCGATCTCTACGAGGACGTCGGCTGGATGTCCGACCGCAGTTGGGGTGCCCACGTCGTGCGTCCGAACCCCGAGGAGGTCGGGCGACTCGGGGCTGCCGGCGTCGGCATCGCCCACTGCCCCAGCTCGAACATGATCCTGTCCTCGGGCATCGCCCCGGTCGTCGACCTTCGCCACGCCGGCTGCCCCGTCGGTCTCGGCTGCGACGGGTCGTCCTCGGCCGACGCCGGGTCGTTGTGGCAGGAGGCGAGGCTCTCGATGCTCCAAGGGAAGCTGGTCTCCGGCGCCGCCGCCATGACCGCTCGCACCGCGCTCGAGATCGCCACCCGCGGCGGGGCCGGGTGTCTCGGCCGCGAAGGCGAACTCGGCGAACTGTCGGTCGGCGCGGTGGGCGACGTCGCCGTCTGGGAACTCAGCGGCCCCACCTTCGCCGGCGTGCTCGACGACCCCATCGAGGGCTGGCTGCGCTGCGGCCCCACCGCCGCCCGTGACACCGTCGTCCACGGCGTGCCCATCGTGCGCGACGGCCACCTGCAGTCCCCCGACCTCGGCGCCAACCTCGCCGCCCACCGCACCGCCTCCCGCCGCTTCCAACCCACCCCCTGA
- a CDS encoding helix-turn-helix domain-containing protein — MARGTEIAAEFLVAPLVEGRPGPHVTAAIDAFDAHGLSVEFGPFSSSVAGDVDDMAAAIADMVRAAMANGATSVQLRVAATAEEIPIPSIRDALDDILRMAEREIGTPAVDWDRAQKQQVVRMLDERGAFLLRGAVDDIAQIMGVSRITIYNYLNALENHADG; from the coding sequence ATGGCCCGGGGCACCGAGATCGCTGCTGAGTTCCTCGTTGCTCCGCTGGTCGAGGGCCGACCGGGTCCCCACGTCACCGCCGCGATCGATGCGTTCGATGCCCACGGACTCTCGGTCGAGTTCGGTCCGTTCTCGTCATCGGTGGCCGGCGACGTCGACGACATGGCCGCGGCGATCGCCGACATGGTCCGCGCCGCCATGGCCAACGGGGCCACGTCGGTGCAGCTCCGGGTGGCGGCCACGGCCGAGGAGATCCCCATCCCGTCGATCCGCGACGCCCTCGACGACATCCTGCGCATGGCCGAACGGGAGATCGGGACACCGGCGGTCGACTGGGATCGCGCCCAGAAGCAGCAGGTCGTGCGCATGCTCGACGAGCGGGGTGCCTTCCTCCTGCGCGGTGCCGTCGACGACATCGCGCAGATCATGGGGGTCTCCCGCATCACGATCTACAACTATCTCAACGCCCTGGAGAACCACGCCGATGGCTGA
- a CDS encoding Zn-dependent hydrolase: MPRTVPASSEAADLGARLRVDIDRLVGRLAALAEIGAITGTEGCARLALTDEDRAGRDLVVAWMHDLGLEVRIDRIGNVVATLAGETDGPPVMCGSHIDTVRSGGRYDGNLGVLAGLEVIETILGAGLTPRRPIAVGFFTDEEGARFAPDMLGSLVYVGGMALEEALEIEGIDGAVLGAELDRIGYAGAAPVPGLVPHAFVELHVEQGPVLEAEGITIGAVDGVQGISWQELTITGQSNHAGTTPMTMRRDPGYVAAAVTTFVRELAVELGAPQVGTVGMVALAPNLVNVVPASATITVDLRNTDDTVLQEAERRLAEFVTVTAEAEGCTVETRSLARFEPVIFDPMMVDLVASTAADLGHSVRRMPSGAGHDAQMLARVCPTAMIFTPSKDGLSHNPAEYTSPEDLRAGADVLLRVMWTLANDADADDDGGDDPRV; the protein is encoded by the coding sequence ATGCCACGGACCGTCCCAGCGTCATCGGAAGCCGCAGATCTCGGGGCGAGGCTGCGGGTCGACATCGATCGGCTGGTCGGCCGACTCGCCGCGTTGGCCGAGATCGGCGCGATCACGGGCACCGAGGGCTGTGCTCGACTGGCGCTCACCGACGAGGACCGGGCCGGCCGCGACCTGGTGGTCGCCTGGATGCACGACCTCGGGCTCGAGGTGCGCATCGACCGCATCGGCAACGTCGTCGCCACCCTCGCCGGCGAGACCGATGGCCCGCCGGTGATGTGTGGCTCCCACATCGACACCGTGCGCAGCGGCGGTCGCTACGACGGCAACCTCGGAGTGCTGGCCGGACTCGAGGTCATCGAGACCATCCTGGGCGCGGGGCTGACCCCCCGGCGCCCGATCGCCGTCGGGTTCTTCACCGACGAGGAGGGCGCCCGCTTCGCGCCCGACATGCTCGGCAGCCTCGTCTACGTCGGCGGTATGGCGCTCGAGGAGGCGCTCGAGATCGAGGGAATCGACGGTGCGGTCCTCGGCGCCGAGCTCGACCGCATCGGCTACGCCGGCGCCGCGCCGGTGCCCGGCCTCGTGCCCCATGCGTTCGTCGAACTCCATGTCGAGCAGGGCCCGGTTCTCGAGGCCGAAGGCATCACCATCGGCGCGGTGGACGGCGTGCAGGGCATCAGCTGGCAGGAGCTGACCATCACCGGCCAGTCCAACCACGCGGGCACCACCCCGATGACCATGCGCCGCGACCCGGGCTATGTCGCGGCGGCGGTCACCACCTTCGTTCGCGAGTTGGCCGTCGAGCTCGGCGCGCCGCAGGTCGGCACGGTGGGGATGGTCGCCCTCGCGCCGAACCTGGTCAACGTCGTTCCCGCGTCGGCGACCATCACCGTCGACCTGCGCAACACCGACGACACCGTGCTGCAGGAGGCCGAGCGACGCCTCGCCGAGTTCGTCACCGTCACCGCCGAGGCCGAGGGGTGCACCGTCGAGACCCGCTCGCTCGCCCGGTTCGAGCCGGTGATCTTCGACCCGATGATGGTCGACCTGGTCGCGAGCACGGCGGCCGATCTCGGTCACTCGGTGCGCCGGATGCCGTCGGGTGCCGGTCACGATGCGCAGATGCTCGCCCGGGTCTGCCCCACGGCGATGATCTTCACGCCCAGCAAGGACGGGCTGAGTCACAACCCGGCCGAGTACACGAGTCCCGAGGACCTCCGGGCCGGCGCCGACGTGCTCCTCCGGGTCATGTGGACCCTCGCCAACGACGCCGACGCCGACGACGACGGAGGTGACGACCCTCGTGTCTGA
- a CDS encoding N-carbamoyl-D-amino-acid hydrolase, producing the protein MTTTDVDGAAPGPLEETVGRNLRIAAAQVGPIGRHAERAEVVDRLIALLLQAASAGVELVVYPELALTTFFPRWFVEDEDDLDLDSFYETEMPGPETKRLFDAAKRHGVGFSLGYAELTPDGHRYNTQILVERDGSIVGKYRKVHLPGHREYEPWREFQHLERRYFEAGDEFPTWHAFGGVVGMAICNDRRWPETYRCLALGGAELILIGYNTPTHYAPDPSQDSLQAFHSHLVMQAGAYQNGCFVVGVAKGGNEEGVESLADSCIIAPTGRVIALTAHTGDEIAIADIDLDLCRNYKETLFQFERYRRPEAYTAITAQAGPIPPPLPPDFDDEEPS; encoded by the coding sequence GTGACAACCACTGATGTCGACGGCGCTGCGCCCGGTCCTCTCGAGGAGACCGTGGGCCGCAACCTGCGGATCGCCGCCGCGCAGGTCGGTCCCATCGGTCGACATGCCGAGCGGGCCGAGGTGGTCGACCGCCTGATCGCGCTGCTCCTCCAGGCCGCGTCCGCCGGCGTGGAGCTCGTCGTCTACCCCGAGCTCGCGCTCACCACGTTCTTCCCCCGCTGGTTCGTCGAAGACGAGGACGATCTCGATCTCGACAGCTTCTACGAGACCGAGATGCCGGGCCCCGAGACCAAGCGGCTGTTCGACGCCGCGAAGCGCCATGGCGTGGGGTTCTCACTCGGCTATGCCGAGTTGACCCCCGACGGGCACCGCTACAACACGCAGATCCTCGTGGAACGCGACGGGTCGATCGTGGGGAAGTACCGCAAGGTCCATCTGCCCGGCCATCGCGAGTACGAGCCCTGGCGCGAGTTCCAACACCTCGAGCGTCGCTACTTCGAAGCAGGTGACGAGTTCCCCACGTGGCACGCCTTCGGTGGCGTGGTCGGCATGGCGATCTGCAATGACCGTCGCTGGCCCGAGACCTATCGGTGCCTCGCCTTGGGCGGCGCCGAGCTCATCCTGATCGGCTACAACACGCCCACCCACTACGCGCCCGACCCCAGCCAGGATTCGCTCCAGGCGTTCCACAGCCACCTCGTCATGCAGGCGGGGGCGTACCAGAACGGCTGCTTCGTGGTGGGGGTCGCCAAGGGCGGCAACGAGGAGGGCGTCGAGTCCCTGGCCGACAGTTGCATCATCGCCCCGACCGGTCGCGTGATCGCCCTCACGGCCCACACCGGCGACGAGATCGCCATCGCCGACATCGACCTCGACCTGTGTCGCAACTACAAGGAGACGCTCTTCCAGTTCGAGCGCTACCGCCGCCCCGAGGCGTACACCGCCATCACCGCCCAGGCCGGACCGATCCCGCCGCCACTCCCGCCCGACTTCGATGACGAGGAGCCGTCATGA
- a CDS encoding molybdopterin-dependent oxidoreductase, which translates to MTRFVLNGAEVEASAGHEHLLAALRDELGVTSPKDGCSPTGQCGCCTVLVDGKARVSCQTSMEKSEGAEIVTLEGIDPEERDRMAASFAAHGALQCGFCTPGILIRTKAMIDKKGSELTRDGAARLLGAHLCRCTGYTKILDAVEALAAGEVSVAIAPKGVGSRGVKYEAAELSLGDRPFIDDMMPEGLLHGAVRLADHARADILSIDTSAAEAVDGVEAVFTGADVPGELRSGLIHKDWPSFIPVGGRTSYLGDVLAVVVATDRPTARHAATLIEVDYAVHPPIVNPRAAFAPDAEDAVWGLDGNILSTSTYVRGDVDAGLASAAHVIRETFQTQRIDHAFLEPESTLAVPVPAGSPLPLTAGGTRGEAVDFDRLMVYSGGQGIWDDRNDIARMLGVDTDRVVTELVSNGGAFGGKEDMSNQGQTALAAWLLQRPVKITFSREESFLVHTKRHPIRMEYEAGCDDDGRLVALRMRMVGDSGPYASVGMKVLERAAGHASGPYVVPNIDCEAIAVRTNNSVCGAFRGFGANQAQFAMEGVMDRLAELVGITGWEIRNRNVVSPGVVWGPGQIMDDGCLGAQACLDAVKAPYDEAMAAGKAVGLGLGLKNSGLGNGFKEIARAVVHFRPDGKIEVRHCWTEMGQGVHTVAQQVAVEELGVRAEDVVVIVDSTRELGAGQTTGSRGTLMGAGSVAEACRAAMLDGCKVGVDYEGEYRVDWTNSMNEGLENPIIHSTFGYAAQMVIMDPESGDIEKVVAAHDVGRAVNPLLCEGQIEGAVHMGLGYALSEGFPCDDDGRPTNSTLRSLDIIRPKDMPDVDVILVEAAQPNAPYGIKGVGEIGLVPTAGAVAAAMHARDGEWRTELPLVNEANRENAASWA; encoded by the coding sequence ATGACCCGTTTCGTTCTCAACGGCGCCGAGGTCGAGGCCTCCGCCGGGCACGAGCACCTGCTCGCCGCGTTGCGCGACGAACTCGGGGTGACCTCGCCCAAGGACGGGTGTTCGCCGACCGGGCAGTGCGGCTGTTGCACCGTGCTGGTCGACGGCAAGGCGCGGGTGTCGTGCCAGACATCGATGGAGAAGAGCGAGGGTGCCGAGATCGTCACGCTCGAGGGAATCGACCCGGAGGAGCGCGACCGGATGGCCGCGTCGTTCGCCGCCCACGGCGCGCTCCAGTGCGGCTTCTGCACGCCCGGCATCCTCATCCGCACCAAGGCGATGATCGACAAGAAGGGCAGCGAACTGACCCGCGACGGCGCGGCCCGCCTGCTGGGTGCGCACCTGTGCCGCTGCACCGGCTACACCAAGATCCTCGATGCCGTGGAGGCGCTGGCCGCCGGAGAGGTCTCCGTGGCGATTGCGCCCAAGGGTGTCGGCTCACGCGGTGTGAAGTACGAAGCCGCCGAGCTCTCGCTGGGCGATCGCCCGTTCATCGACGACATGATGCCCGAGGGTCTTCTCCACGGCGCGGTGCGGCTCGCCGATCATGCCCGGGCCGACATCTTGTCGATCGACACGTCGGCGGCGGAGGCCGTCGACGGGGTCGAGGCCGTGTTCACCGGCGCCGATGTGCCCGGCGAGCTCCGTTCGGGCCTCATCCACAAGGACTGGCCGAGCTTCATTCCCGTCGGCGGTCGCACGAGCTATCTCGGCGATGTGCTCGCCGTGGTGGTCGCCACCGACCGGCCCACCGCCCGTCACGCGGCCACGCTGATCGAGGTCGACTACGCGGTGCATCCGCCGATCGTGAACCCGCGAGCGGCCTTCGCCCCCGATGCCGAGGACGCCGTGTGGGGACTCGACGGCAACATTCTCTCCACCTCCACCTACGTCCGCGGCGATGTCGACGCCGGCCTGGCCTCGGCGGCCCATGTCATACGCGAGACGTTCCAGACCCAGCGCATCGACCACGCGTTCCTCGAGCCCGAGTCGACCCTGGCAGTGCCGGTGCCGGCCGGTTCGCCGCTGCCGCTCACCGCGGGAGGCACCCGGGGCGAAGCCGTCGATTTCGATCGCCTGATGGTCTATTCCGGCGGCCAGGGAATCTGGGACGACCGCAACGACATCGCCCGCATGCTCGGCGTCGACACCGATCGCGTCGTCACCGAGCTCGTGAGCAACGGCGGTGCGTTCGGCGGCAAGGAGGACATGTCGAACCAGGGCCAGACGGCGCTGGCGGCATGGCTGCTGCAACGACCGGTGAAGATCACGTTCTCACGCGAGGAGTCGTTCCTCGTCCACACGAAGCGGCATCCCATCCGCATGGAATACGAGGCCGGCTGCGACGACGACGGTCGGCTCGTGGCGCTGCGCATGCGGATGGTGGGCGATTCCGGCCCCTACGCCTCGGTCGGCATGAAGGTGCTCGAGCGGGCCGCCGGCCATGCGTCGGGCCCCTATGTCGTGCCCAACATCGACTGTGAGGCCATCGCGGTGCGCACCAACAACTCGGTGTGTGGGGCCTTCCGCGGCTTCGGGGCCAACCAGGCCCAGTTCGCGATGGAGGGCGTGATGGACCGTCTCGCCGAACTCGTGGGCATCACCGGCTGGGAGATCCGCAATCGCAACGTGGTCAGCCCCGGCGTGGTCTGGGGACCCGGTCAGATCATGGACGACGGTTGCCTCGGCGCGCAGGCGTGTCTCGACGCGGTGAAGGCGCCCTACGACGAGGCGATGGCGGCGGGAAAGGCCGTCGGTCTCGGGCTCGGGCTGAAGAACTCCGGGCTCGGCAACGGCTTCAAGGAGATCGCCAGAGCCGTCGTGCACTTCCGGCCCGACGGCAAGATCGAGGTGCGGCACTGCTGGACCGAGATGGGCCAGGGTGTCCACACCGTTGCCCAGCAGGTGGCGGTGGAGGAGCTCGGCGTGCGGGCCGAGGACGTGGTGGTGATCGTCGACTCCACCCGCGAGTTGGGTGCCGGGCAGACCACGGGGAGTCGAGGCACGCTGATGGGCGCCGGCTCGGTGGCCGAAGCCTGCCGGGCCGCGATGCTCGACGGCTGCAAGGTCGGCGTCGACTACGAGGGCGAGTACCGCGTCGACTGGACCAACTCGATGAACGAGGGACTCGAGAACCCGATCATCCACTCCACTTTCGGCTACGCAGCGCAGATGGTGATCATGGACCCCGAGTCGGGCGACATCGAGAAGGTGGTGGCCGCCCACGACGTGGGTCGCGCCGTCAATCCACTCCTGTGTGAGGGGCAGATCGAGGGCGCCGTCCACATGGGGCTCGGCTACGCGCTCAGCGAAGGGTTCCCCTGTGATGACGACGGACGCCCGACCAACTCGACCTTGCGATCCCTCGACATCATCCGACCCAAGGACATGCCCGATGTCGACGTGATCCTGGTCGAGGCCGCCCAGCCCAACGCGCCCTATGGCATCAAGGGCGTCGGCGAGATCGGCCTCGTGCCCACCGCCGGCGCCGTCGCTGCGGCGATGCACGCCCGCG